TGTACGGCAGGGCCGTAACATTGTCTGACGCCGAAAGAGGAACACCTGTCGGAGAGGTTCCTAGGCCCATTCAGCGCGCTCAAACAGACATCGAAGAGCTTCAAAAGTCGGAACCGATCAAGAATGGCGATGCAAACAGATTCACTCGACCTTCTCCATCAGACTTCAATCAGCTTCTGTTAGAAATGATTCTAAAGCGGGAAGCAAATAATCCTTCAATCGGTCCAATATCTCAGAAAGCACTGTCAGAGTTTCTGAAAGAGGTAGgagggaaagaaaagaaagcCGACATCGAAAAGACTCCAGAAGTCTTTAGCGATTCTTCCAGTACGCTCGTCGATTCGAGGTGCTCCAAGGAAGAAATCAAACCGATGCCAGACACTTCAGTAGACGACCTAGTCGCTCATCTATTCTCGGAAGAAAATTCAGCTATCTGCAGCACCCCTCTGCATAATACCCTCAATCGTCCCATCAACGAAtacttcatctcatcttctcacAACACGTACCTCCGGGGCCGCCAAGTCGCCGCCCGCTCCAAGCTCAAAGGCTATATCGCAACCCTTTCACAAGGCTGTCGATCTGTGGAGGTCGACTGCTGGGATGGACGGGACGGGCAGCCGATCGTCAAGCACGGGTACAGTTTGACTACGTCTATCAGCTTCCGATCTGTCATTGAGACTATCAACAATTAtgctttctttgcttctgaCTTGCCTTTGTGGCTATCACTGGAAGTGCACTGCAGTCCGTCTCAGAGGGATATCATGGCTCGCACAATGCTTGAGGTATTCAGATCGAGTTTGGTGGTCGAGCCACTTAATGGATCTTCACAGAAACTCCCTTCGCCTAACCAGCTACGCGGAAAGATCCTGCTGAAAGTCAAGGTGGCTCAAAATCCAGAGCCACTTCAGGAAACGCTGGCCCCTGAATACCTCAACTTGGATGggcctcaagaagatcttgagagGGGGGACTGTCAAGATCTGCCAGGCGATTTACTACAGAGTCTTGCCGTATATGGAGCGAGCAGACGACTACCTAAAGATGCAGAGTTTGACACACATCGGAATTTCATCTACTCTGTCTCAGAGCGAAATTTCAAGAAACATACAAAAGACCATCGTTCGCTCGAATTAGCAGGAACACAACATCTTGTTCGCGTGTATCCGGATCCAAACCGGGTTGATTCATCCAACTTCGATCCCCTCCAATGTTGGAGGCATGGCGTTCAGATGGCTGCTCTGAACTGTCAGACCGAGGACTTCTGCATGAGTCTAAATCAAGCGATGTTCCATGGAAGTTTGGGATATGTGGTCAAAGCCTCGCCACAACCAACTCAGATACGACTCCAAGTTGACGTTCTTATGGCGCGGGGCCTGAAGGTATCGACAGGGAATGAACCGGTCtatgtgaagatgaagctattGGCACCTGATACATCGAATCAGAAGAGACGGACTACAACTATGCTTGTTCAAGGCCCAGATGTAGCTTTTGATGAGAACCTGGAGATGTCAATGGAAACGAATTACCCTCATCTCACATTCCTGCAGTGGTCAGTCAAGACCATGTCGAACGGCCGTACTATGCCTATCAGCTCGGGCATTGCCAAGATCGACAATTTGAAGGAGGGATATAGGGTTCTCCCACTGGGTGAGCCGCTGAACAATGAGGGGCGTTTGTTATGTAAAATTAGTACATAGTCGATGTAAGCGATCGAGATGATATTCCATGATTTCAAATTAGAAAGATGATAGCGCACAGCTTCTATTCATTTAGATACGACCGGTTGTATTTGCACCCCCGCGATTGCATAATTAAAAACATATCGATACTCATCCCCGAAATCATGACATGATGGCGATTTGAATAGCCACAGTTGGAGAAGACGGCCGAGATTGGGGTAAAAACCAGTTCACTAAGGTCTATGATTGTGGGGTCTGGGTCTGAACGGAATCATGATAAGCTTTACAACCTAGTCAATTGGACTgaaagaataataatatctattagACTACAAGACTCAAGCCTCAACCGCTGTATGGGCCGAAGCCAGGTGCTCTCCCGCCATGAAGGGGCAACTATGAGGTCGTTCTGAAGTCTCGGGATTCGTCACCGCAATGAACCTCTGACAAGCCATTCTCATTGTCGATGGCCTCGGCAGCAAGTTAACAGGCAACCCAACAGTATCCTGCTTCACGTTTTCCTTGATCATCTTATTGATCTCCTTCAGAGTCTGCTTCTGAGGAATTACGTTCGGATCGGCACCAGCCAGCGATTCCAACCAACCCTTCAAAACATCAACACCTCTCTTTGGGATCGGTCGTACAGACGCTTGTTCTGTCATCTCTAGCCATGGGTGGCCAAGTGGCATTGCTAAACAGTATGGGATGTTACTTCCAAAGAAGTTCATCGGCATGGGGCGGAACATCCTGCGGCGGGATTCAGCGAGCTTGAGATAATTTAGAATCCATGTGGCGTCGCCTAGGTTCTGTGCGACTTGGTTGGTGTAGTTAGAAATGCGTATCTGATGCTCGATAAGTGGCTTCTCCAAATTCAGAAGAAACTCA
Above is a window of Fusarium oxysporum Fo47 chromosome XII, complete sequence DNA encoding:
- a CDS encoding PLC-like phosphodiesterase, which produces MFLRGSVIGGLQTYTSVQLGILLGCELVQLLAMTLWTRFACFISLTGIISVSRLALFALHIGFVPGLASHSGRMLVAYIILCWHVIVLTFVFLLPALLDMAHLMMYGRAVTLSDAERGTPVGEVPRPIQRAQTDIEELQKSEPIKNGDANRFTRPSPSDFNQLLLEMILKREANNPSIGPISQKALSEFLKEVGGKEKKADIEKTPEVFSDSSSTLVDSRCSKEEIKPMPDTSVDDLVAHLFSEENSAICSTPLHNTLNRPINEYFISSSHNTYLRGRQVAARSKLKGYIATLSQGCRSVEVDCWDGRDGQPIVKHGYSLTTSISFRSVIETINNYAFFASDLPLWLSLEVHCSPSQRDIMARTMLEVFRSSLVVEPLNGSSQKLPSPNQLRGKILLKVKVAQNPEPLQETLAPEYLNLDGPQEDLERGDCQDLPGDLLQSLAVYGASRRLPKDAEFDTHRNFIYSVSERNFKKHTKDHRSLELAGTQHLVRVYPDPNRVDSSNFDPLQCWRHGVQMAALNCQTEDFCMSLNQAMFHGSLGYVVKASPQPTQIRLQVDVLMARGLKVSTGNEPVYVKMKLLAPDTSNQKRRTTTMLVQGPDVAFDENLEMSMETNYPHLTFLQWSVKTMSNGRTMPISSGIAKIDNLKEGYRVLPLGEPLNNEGRLLCKIST